ATTGCTAATAAAGATGGCTTTTTAATTCAATTTAGCAAAGCAGGCTGGCGAAACCCTAGCTATGCTAAGCGAAGTAATATCCAGCGGGTGGCTTATATTTTTGAAGCCTCAGATGGTCAATTAATACGACAATATTGGTTATCTTTAGACCGGCCAGGAGAAACCAAACCAAAACAGCAAGTGTTAATTGAGAAGTTGCAAAATGTCTCTGTGCGTTTTTTAGATCAAGACCGAAAATGGAAAACCGAATGGGCAACGCCTGCGAGCAGCCAGCAAGTTCAGGGTTTTCCTGGTGGTGGCAAGCAACAAGATCCCAATAAAAAAGTACCCTTAGGCATAGAAATTTCCTTAACTGATCCACGTTATGGTCAGGTTAATAAAATTATTATGGGTATTACTATTCCACAGCCTGATCAACAGGGGAATAATAATAGCCAAGAGTTACCTAAACCACCACAGACTTAATTAACCTTTGTTGATTAAAATAACGAAGTAGATGAACTGGATGAGTTATAAGCAGCTAAATAAACAAACAGGGGTAGCCCTTATTTTTATCATGGTGATTTTTAGTTTAATCACTGTTTTAGCTGCAAAAATAGTAACCAACATACGTTTAGAAACTGAGCGCACCAGCCATTTGCTGATGCGCCAGCAAGCCAAGCAATACGCTTATTCTGCTGAGCAATTAGTTGCTGAATTACTGCGAGCTGACAAGGAAAATGATGAGCGTAATAAAGCAGTTAAAGATCACTATTTTGAAGCTTGGCACTATCAACAGGAAGAATTGAAAATCGATACGGGTGATATTGGTAAAATTGAAATTGATGTATTTGATCTGCAAGGGTTTATTAATTTAAACAGTTTAGCTGCAACTGGTTCAAATAATAACAACCAGCCTCCAGGTGGTAATCCTTCAAACACTCCAGGAGGAAATAATCCAGGTAATAACCAAAAGGGTAGCCCTCTAAATAGTAAGGTTGTTCTTGAAAAGTTGTTAAGCTTACAAGGTATAGAAACTAATAAAGCCAAGCAAATTGTCAGCCAAATTGTGGACTGGGTTGACACCAACCAACAGGTGAGTTCTGGCGGTGCTGAGGATGATGACTATTTGTTAGGTGACAACCCCTACCGCACTGCTAATGATCAAATGGTCTCTGTATCAGAGCTAATGCTACTGGCCAATATGGACTATAAAATTTATCGCAAACTGGCTCCTTTTGTAACAGTGATCCCAGCTGCATCAGGAGATACTAAAATTAATGTTAATACAGCTCCAATTGAAATATTTCAGGCTTTGATAGAAGGGCTAGATAAGCGTTCTGCTGAGAACCTTGTTAAGGCTAGAGGAAAAGAAGGGTTTAAAAAAATTGATGACTTTACTGGCCATCAGATTTTAGCAGGGAAAGGAGACAAGCTTCCTAAAGGCAGTCTGGATATCAAAAGTGATTATTTTAAGGCTGTCATAAAAACCAAGTTTGCCGATGCAGAATATTACTTAGTGAGTTATTTTCATCGGAGTCCTAAACAGGGTGTGAGTGTGATCTCACGGCAAGAAGGGCAACCATTAATTCGATTGGCTAAACCAAAAGTAAAAAAAGACTAACGTAGGTAGGTCACTGTTGTTATGGAAGGGTATCTTTTTATCCGCGTTACAGATGTATCTGGCTCTGAGCCAGATCAGATAAGCGCTGAATGGCTTGGGTGCAATTCAGAAGGTGAGCTGCATTTTGGCCCTTCCCGGGGACAGCTGACTGCCCTTGAGCAAACATTAGCTGAGCAGGAAGGGATCAATAAGGTAAAAGTAGTTGTGGTAGTGCCTGCTGATCATGTGCTTATGCTAAATGTGCCAGTGAATGCAGGCCAAATGAAGCACCTGAAACAGGCGCTGCCTTTTATGCTGGAAGAATATCTGATCAATGATATTGACGATATGCATATAGTGACTAACCGGCAAGTTGCTAATGAAATGTTACCTGTGGCAGCCGTTAATCATGAATATATAGCGCCCCTCTATGAAGCTATTCATGCAATTGGTTTAGTACCAATGCTGTGTATTTCTGAGTCACAACTGGTTACTACCAAAGATGACACCATTCAGGCCATTATTGATGGTGATCGCTCTTTGCTGGCGATTCCACCAAACTGTTTTTTTGGCCTGGATATGCATGCATTGCCCTCAACGCTAATGACGGTTTTAGAAAACCCTTCTGAATATCGACAAATAGATGTGGAGGATGACCCAAGTGCAGCAATTGCCGCAGAGTTTAAACAAATTAAAGTAACAGTAGCTAAGCCTTTAACCACTGAAGTGAAAAAGTTACTAAAACAGCTGGAAACTCAGCTGGCAAGCCACCAAATTAGCTTGGAATATTCTGCACTGAAAGGCACTATTTTTCACTACTTATGCCGTAGTTTTTTACAACGAACGGATTACTCTGCGTTTATTAACTTGTTCCAAGACCCCTATGGCGTTAGTTCTGAAAACACTGGACTGGGTGTCTGGAAACCACTGGTTGGCTTAGTTGCTGGTTGGCTGGTACTGGCTGTTGGCTTGAATGTTGGGCAAGGGGTTTATTTTGACTTGCAAACCAACAATCTGAAACAGCAAAGCATTTCTCTTTATCAGGATGTGTACCCAAATGATGATGCAGAAGAAGAGTTGCAGGAAAGGATGGTTAGCCGCTTAAAGGCAGCAGGTGGTGGCAAACAGGAAAGTCCCTTCATGGATATGTTGGTGAATGTTTCTTCTGTAACCCAGCAACTGGGAGGGCAGCAAATCAAACCGAAGAGTTTGGATTTTAACCAGTCAGCAGGTTCGCTCACTATCGAAGTGCATGCAAAAAGTTATGAGATTTTGGATAACTATGTACAAAAGCTAAAGGGCAGCGGCCTTTCAGCTAATTTGGAAACAGCTAACCAAGAGAAAGCTAGCGTACTGGCGCGTATCAGCATCAAGGTTTAGTAAAATATGAAAGCGTTATCTGAGCAGTTACAACAGTCAGCGGCATTTAAGCAACTTCACAGCAAGTATCAGGCATTAAATGAGCGAGATCGAAAAGCACTGTTATTAATGATTGGTTTTTTAACTTGTGTACTGCTTTATGTCATGGTTTGGAAGCCATTGGCTCAATGGGCAAATGATGCTCAGTCTGACTATTTTCGTGAGCAAGAAACCCTGGCCTGGCTAGAGGTGAATGCCCCCGTTGCCAAGCAGGTGCAAGCCAGTCAGTCTAGAGGGCAGCAGTTTAGTAAAGATAAAATTTCAGCGGTTGTTACCAGTGCTGCCAGGCGCAGTGGTATTAAGCTGAGCCGAGTACAACCCGGGAGTCAGGGAGTAACCGTTTGGGCTGAAAAAGTGCCTTATCAAAAGTTGTTAGAATGGCTAGTCTATTTACGTAACCAGTATCAACTGTCAGTTGATAAGATTCGTATTGATGCTCAAGATGAGCCTGGCGTTGTTCGGGTTTATGTGAGTGTGACAGCGTAAATTAGGGATAGATTACTTACTAGAGTATAAGCGCCCTGTATTGCGCTATTAAACTATAGAGATGCACTAATTCAGTGCATTAATGAAGTGCAATATTTTGGGTGCTGATGTTATTACCGAAGCAGAAATGCTTGTTGATAGGATGGTGATTATCTATTGTAACTGTCTACACTATCAGCAGTGTCGAAATAGTTTTTATCATCATATTTGAAAAAACTTGACAGCTTAAGGATTATCAGTAGAATACGCTTCAACTGTCGGGCAGATAGCTCAGCTGGGAGAGCATCGCCCTTACAAGGCGAGGGTCGGGGGTTCGAACCCCTCTCTGCCCACCATTATCGACAGTTAGCAGTTAAAAGCTACAAAGAAAAGTTAGTGACACTAACTAGAGTAGTAGCTCAGTTCATGATTGCTTGCTAAGTAGTCAAATGGAGCGGTAGTTCAGTTGGTTAGAATACCGGCCTGTCACGCCGGGGGTCGCGGGTTCGAGTCCCGTCCGCTCCGCCAACTCCTTTCTTGATACTCCTAGTATTCCTTAATTCATTAAATATACATCAGTTTGGTATATTATTTGCCTTGTGTAGTCTTAATAAAAATCAATAAAACTAGGAGTGCAACCTGTGGAAGACTATTTAGAAGAGTTGTTGGAGTCAAATGAGCCTGTTGAGTTTGATGACGATGATATTGATGATGCATTTGAGTTGTAAAGAATAGCAACACTATCGCAAGTTTAACTCACTGGAAAGTAAGTGAGTTTATTAATTGGTCTGCTTTATGGCCGTTTTTAAAGCAGCATAGCTAGTCGGCTTTTTTATTAAGTTCTTTATTTGCTATCCCTCCTAACCTAACTTCAGTTTTGCTATTGCTTGCGGTATAGTTAAGTTTGATTAAAAATCGTACGTTTTCTCTGTTCTTGCATCCTGCATTAGTCGTTATTTGCCAAAAATCACATCGTCTTTAGAGAGTTTTTATTCTTGGGTTTTTACAAACTGTGATTGATTCTGCGGGATTGATTTGAGGTACTCGTAAGTAAAACGTTGACGTATTTTTTAATGCGCGAAGGAATTTATCTATGCTCGAATTTTGATCTAGCTAATGGTGATTCCTTCACATTAGAGGGTGTGGCAATTCAATAAAATATATGTCGAATGCAGGGTGTGCTTTTTTGATCGGTTATAGCCGCTATAAAAGCTAGCAGTCATTTGGTAACTGCTATTAATAAACAGTGAATAATAAAACCGACAGATTGAGAGCCTCGTTCATCGATGAGAAGTTGTTGTTTTATTTTTTATAAATAAACACGGCTGAAGCAGCTTGAGTTTTCAGCTTGTTTTCAGATAAGTTGATAACAAAATTAAAGATTCGATCACTAGCCCAGTAGTTTAATGAGAGAATCGAATAGCTGCGCTGACAGTATTGGGGGGAGATGACAATAGATCAACCACTTTCTATTGATCATATTTTCAGCATAAACGACACTTAGTTACCTTGTTGTAAGGTAAAAGGAGTAGACCTTGGGACACAAATCCTTTGAAGAAGCCATCATGTTCTTTAATAGTCATGGACTCTGTAAGCAAATGCTATATTCAGAGTTTGATGCTATTTTGGATGGCATCGTGTTAGTGCAGGAGTTTGCTTCACAAACGGTTAAAGGCGCTTATGTCAGAGTAGCCCCTTCTTTAACTATTCAGTCTGTTGTGTTGTTTTATTTAACCTTCAACGAAGAAGGTCGAGCTGATTGTAAATGGAATATTCCAGTTCAGCATATGGCAGAAGTAGCTGGAAGAGGTCCTGATTTGGGAGATGGACATATCCGTATTGCTTGTCGTACTCAATGTCCGGTGAGCTGGCATCAGCGATTATTATGGGACCCCAAGCCATCAGCGATTAATGAGTTGGTATTAATTAAGGCTGCACTTAAAAGAAATAAACTACGGTTCTACGAAGACTATGTAGAGCCATCGGCCCCTCAGCCACCACAACAAAAACCAGTAGCTAAGCAGCCGTCATCAGTGCAAGGTTACCAACAACAATTGCAAGCATTACGTGATCAATTGGATCAACGTATTCAAAACCAACAGCTTAAGCATGAAAATAGTGTAGCGAAGCTTGATTTAGAACTAATGGAATTAAAGTCGCAACTAAAAAAAGCTGAGCATGAGGCAAAACAGTATAGACAGCAGTTAGTTCAAAAGAATCAAGAATATCAAACTAGCCGCAAAGAAATGACGCGGTTGCTCCAAGATATTGAGGCACAAAACCAAAATCGTTTGGCTGACCTGAAAGAGTCGATCACAAAAAAAGTAGAGGCTAAGTATCGTACTCAACTTAATGAGCTACGTGATTTAGTCAAAGCAAAAGATGTTGAAATTAGCTATTTAGAAGATATTGATAAGCAGCAACAGTTAGAGCTTGAAAGGTTGCAACAAGAAAATAAACAACTAAAAATCACCCACCCTGGTGATGTATTAGCTCAATTGGCAGCTAAAGGTGTTATGTTTATGGCCTATCACCCAGGGGTGGGTCATGTGACTATTCCAGTTAAAGATGTTGATGAGTATTTAGCAGATAATATTGCTTATGTAGCCAAGCGTTGTTTTGTATCGAAAGAGCATTATTTGAGTTGGCGCAGGCATTATGAGAATGCAACTTGTGATGCAACGGTTAATGGCAAGCGCTGTGGTCAACCCATTGCTAGGGTTGAGGTACCCAGAGAGTATGAGGTAGACAAGTCAAGCATGTGTGTCGATCACCAGAAAACAGAAAAAGATGAAAAAGGTGAACAGATAGAAAGTGGCCAACCTCCTCAGCTAAAAGTATCGCGATAAGCTCAATAAGTCTGAAAAATTTATGAATACCTGCTGGTATTCATAAAACACTAAACGGTGAAAGTGCTGAACTAATAAAGTGCTTTCATCGTTTTTTTTTGCCTGAACTAACAGTCTCACTGCCTTATAAAGTTCCTCTAGATAGCATTAATTCTATTCAACTACTACAGTAAAAAAGTATAAAATACCGCTATTGGTGTGTATGCAATACTTACTAAAACTGGAGTATTTATGAGTGATCAATGGCAGGCACTGACTACAACAGTTGCTAAACCACAACTACAAGCTGTTAATTACCCGCTATTTGAGCAAATGAATGTACAGGTGAGCATATTAAGACTAGATGCAGTGCACTCATTATTGTCTGGGAATAAATGGTATAAATTAAAGAATAATTTGCAGATAGCTTTACAGCAAGGTTATCAATCTCTGGCGAGTTTTGGTGGTGCTCATTCTAATCATATTCATGCTCTAGCGGCAGCAGGTAAATTACTAAAAACAAGAACAGTAGGTTTTATTCGTGGATATGTTAGTCAGCCGCTTACCCCAACGCTACTTGATGCCGCTGAGTGGGGGATGCAACTTCATTATTTAAATCGGCTCGATTATCAACGCCGTTATGAACAGGAATATTGGCAAGAGTTAATGGCGTATTTTTCATTGGCTAAGCCTGTATACTGGATTCCTGAAGGTGGTTCTAATTTACCGGGTGTGCAGGGTTGCCAGGATATATTGCTTGAAGTTCCAAGCTATCAGCAGTTTGACACGATTGTGGCCGCTTGTGGAACGGGGGCGACATTAGCGGGAATTATCTCGGTAGCAAAGCCTCACCAGAAGGTGCTGGGAGTGCCAGTATTAAAAGCAGAGCAGTGGCTGCAGCAAGCAATTCAAGATTGGTTGACTAAGCTGGATACCCAAGGAGCCCAGTGGCAGTTGCTTAGCAATTTTCATGAAGGAGGTTATGCAAAACTATCAGCAGAGCTAGTGGCATTTATGGATAATTTTACTCAAACCACCAATATTCCTTTAGACCCTGTTTATACAGCCAAAATGATGAAAGCGGTGGTAGAGGAGGTTAAAAATAAAAAAATAGCCAGTGGTAGTCGTGTTTTGGTGGTGCATACTGGTGGCTTACAAGGTTGCCGAGGAATGGAGCAGCAGGTTGCTCAAACGCTGCATCAGGTCTCAGGAAATTCTCATAAATCCCAGTGAAATATCCAGGCTAGGGCCTGTTAACACTCTTTGAATCACCACTATTTTTTTGCTCTCCGTAACCAGTCATCAGGCACCAGAAAAAAGCGAAGAGTCTCTTGCCAAAATTGATGATTGCTTGAGCCACTGGCAATTAACAAGGGGTAGGGGTAAGCGCTGGTTGTAAAGTGTTGGGTGGCATAGTGACTAAGTGCTGCTGAAGAAAACAGCCGATGTTGTACAGTACTTGTAGTGTTGCTAAAAGGCGATAGCCATTCATGTTTAGCCAGCACCACAAATTCATCAGTTAGTTGCTTGTGGTCAATAAATTCTGACAGCTGGGAAGAGGTTAGCCAATAACCCGTTAAGTGGTTTGTATAAGCATGTTCAGGAGCAGGGCAGTGAGCGGCAAAAGGGTAAAATAAATAGCCTTGTAATAAAATCTCAGCAGTTACAGGAAATAGCTGGCGTTCTTGTAGTAAGGTTTGTCCTTCAATTGATTGGCTTAGACGCCCTTGTTTATTTATTAATTTATTGACTTTTAAATCCAGCCGGTCTTTTAAGCCTGGCCCAACCCAGCAAGACCAAGGGGAGACGTTTTCTTGTGAGTGACAAGGTAGTCCTAAATAATATTTAACAGCTAGTTCTCGATGAAATAGCTGATCTGATGAGCTAGCCCGATAAATTAAATCAAACTCACCTAATGTGCCCTTGCTGGATTTAATCTGTAGATTAGTAGCACATAGTTTGCTGCCTAATTTTTCAGCTAATAAATAGTACCAGAGAGTCTCATAATAAATACCCAATAAGTGACTTTTTCTAGAAGCTAAACGTTCAGTCAAGTTTTTTAAGTCATGTTGATTGACAGTAAATTGAGCATGTTGATGGAGAGGGCTGGTTAACCAATAACCTGTAGGTAAATAATGTAAATCCAATAAAACTGGGCTGTTTGCTATCCAATTCAGGTCACGTTCTAGCTGATCAAGTGATAACTGTAGGGTTGTCATAAAACATTTAGTTAGCAGTTGGATGTTAGTGTGAGTCGCCGATAATCAGTTGGCTCTATGTCATTATACCGAATGAAAATCAGATCAATGTGTACTCAGTGTTGTTGCCTTTCGACAGGCCACTAGCACGCCTTCAAACCAACGCCTTGATTGCGAATTTACCAAAAGACCATAGACTGTAAACAATTATTAGAGGTGCTCTAAAGATATTGGTTATAATAGGGCTTGGTCTGACATACATTTTATGTCTAGCTCTTCATTCAGCTACCATTACTACGCTTATTTTATACTATGGAGCAATTTAGAAACATTGGGGTCATCGGTCGTTTAGGGTCTGCTAGGGTTGTTGATACCTTAAAGCAGCTAAAACGCTTTTTATTAAGCCGTGGCTGTCATGTCATCCTAGATCAAGAACTTGCAGAATTGCTACCGGGCCACCGGCTACAAACTTGTACGCCTAAAATGATGGGAGAGATCTGCGATCTTGTGATTGTGATTGGTGGTGATGGCAGCCTGTTAGGTGCGGCGAGAGCGCTGGCAAAGTCACAAGTACCCGTAGTAGGCGTTAATCGAGGCCGACTGGGCTTTTTAACCGATATCTCTCCAGATGAAATTGAGGCTAGAGTGGGAGAGGTTTTAGATGGCAAATACATTATTGAAAGCCGTTTTTTGTTAGAAGCAATAGTTAAGCGCGATGGTGTGCCTATTGGACAAGCTGATGCACTAAATGATGTGGTGCTGCATCCGGGTAAAGCAACCCGAATGATTGAGTTTGAGCTGTATATTGAAGGGCAGTTTGTTTATAGCCAACGATCTGATGGATTAATTATTGCTACACCGACAGGGTCTACAGCTTATTCATTATCGGGTGGTGGGCCTATAATGCACCCCAAGCTTGATGCCATTGTATTAGTACCCATGTTTCCTCACACCTTGAGTAGTCGACCAGTAGTCATTGATGGTAATAGTGAAATTAAAATCATCATCAGCAGTCAGATTGGTACCTACCCGCAGGTTAGCTGTGATGGACAGGTGAACATTCCTGCTGCACCGGGTGATACTGTCACTATTTATAAAAAGCCACAAAAGCTAAAGCTTATTCACCCTTTAAACCATAATTATTATGAAGTCTGCCGCAACAAGCTGGGTTGGGGTAATCGGTTAGATCAATGAGAGCGATGTAAGTGATGTTACCTCAGCAAGGTTATGATGTAATTGGCGATGTGCATGGCTGTGCCATTGCACTAAAAATGCTGCTTGAGCAGCTAGGCTACAGCAAAAAGCGTGGAGTTTGGCAGCATAAAAGCCGACAGGCGGTGTTTGTTGGGGATATCGTTGATCGTGGCCCCAGAATACGTGAGTCATTACATATTGTGCATGATATGGTAGACCAAGCGGGTGCACAGATTGTAATGGGAAATCATGAGTTTAATGCATTGGGCTATTTTACGCCTATGCCAGCGAGTTCTGGCAGAAGTTACTTGC
This portion of the Spartinivicinus poritis genome encodes:
- the gspK gene encoding type II secretion system minor pseudopilin GspK, translating into MSYKQLNKQTGVALIFIMVIFSLITVLAAKIVTNIRLETERTSHLLMRQQAKQYAYSAEQLVAELLRADKENDERNKAVKDHYFEAWHYQQEELKIDTGDIGKIEIDVFDLQGFINLNSLAATGSNNNNQPPGGNPSNTPGGNNPGNNQKGSPLNSKVVLEKLLSLQGIETNKAKQIVSQIVDWVDTNQQVSSGGAEDDDYLLGDNPYRTANDQMVSVSELMLLANMDYKIYRKLAPFVTVIPAASGDTKINVNTAPIEIFQALIEGLDKRSAENLVKARGKEGFKKIDDFTGHQILAGKGDKLPKGSLDIKSDYFKAVIKTKFADAEYYLVSYFHRSPKQGVSVISRQEGQPLIRLAKPKVKKD
- a CDS encoding 1-aminocyclopropane-1-carboxylate deaminase/D-cysteine desulfhydrase — encoded protein: MSDQWQALTTTVAKPQLQAVNYPLFEQMNVQVSILRLDAVHSLLSGNKWYKLKNNLQIALQQGYQSLASFGGAHSNHIHALAAAGKLLKTRTVGFIRGYVSQPLTPTLLDAAEWGMQLHYLNRLDYQRRYEQEYWQELMAYFSLAKPVYWIPEGGSNLPGVQGCQDILLEVPSYQQFDTIVAACGTGATLAGIISVAKPHQKVLGVPVLKAEQWLQQAIQDWLTKLDTQGAQWQLLSNFHEGGYAKLSAELVAFMDNFTQTTNIPLDPVYTAKMMKAVVEEVKNKKIASGSRVLVVHTGGLQGCRGMEQQVAQTLHQVSGNSHKSQ
- a CDS encoding NAD(+) kinase, translating into MEQFRNIGVIGRLGSARVVDTLKQLKRFLLSRGCHVILDQELAELLPGHRLQTCTPKMMGEICDLVIVIGGDGSLLGAARALAKSQVPVVGVNRGRLGFLTDISPDEIEARVGEVLDGKYIIESRFLLEAIVKRDGVPIGQADALNDVVLHPGKATRMIEFELYIEGQFVYSQRSDGLIIATPTGSTAYSLSGGGPIMHPKLDAIVLVPMFPHTLSSRPVVIDGNSEIKIIISSQIGTYPQVSCDGQVNIPAAPGDTVTIYKKPQKLKLIHPLNHNYYEVCRNKLGWGNRLDQ
- the gspJ gene encoding type II secretion system minor pseudopilin GspJ, whose product is MKCTVVPGKYFKQNGFTLLELLIAIALFSIVSIAAFRLFDTVANTKQATEKSLARINQLQRALLIIEKDLSQITPRPIRNELGDKQPAFIANKDGFLIQFSKAGWRNPSYAKRSNIQRVAYIFEASDGQLIRQYWLSLDRPGETKPKQQVLIEKLQNVSVRFLDQDRKWKTEWATPASSQQVQGFPGGGKQQDPNKKVPLGIEISLTDPRYGQVNKIIMGITIPQPDQQGNNNSQELPKPPQT
- a CDS encoding DUF1853 family protein, with protein sequence MTTLQLSLDQLERDLNWIANSPVLLDLHYLPTGYWLTSPLHQHAQFTVNQHDLKNLTERLASRKSHLLGIYYETLWYYLLAEKLGSKLCATNLQIKSSKGTLGEFDLIYRASSSDQLFHRELAVKYYLGLPCHSQENVSPWSCWVGPGLKDRLDLKVNKLINKQGRLSQSIEGQTLLQERQLFPVTAEILLQGYLFYPFAAHCPAPEHAYTNHLTGYWLTSSQLSEFIDHKQLTDEFVVLAKHEWLSPFSNTTSTVQHRLFSSAALSHYATQHFTTSAYPYPLLIASGSSNHQFWQETLRFFLVPDDWLRRAKK
- a CDS encoding type II secretion system protein M — protein: MKALSEQLQQSAAFKQLHSKYQALNERDRKALLLMIGFLTCVLLYVMVWKPLAQWANDAQSDYFREQETLAWLEVNAPVAKQVQASQSRGQQFSKDKISAVVTSAARRSGIKLSRVQPGSQGVTVWAEKVPYQKLLEWLVYLRNQYQLSVDKIRIDAQDEPGVVRVYVSVTA
- the gspL gene encoding type II secretion system protein GspL; this encodes MEGYLFIRVTDVSGSEPDQISAEWLGCNSEGELHFGPSRGQLTALEQTLAEQEGINKVKVVVVVPADHVLMLNVPVNAGQMKHLKQALPFMLEEYLINDIDDMHIVTNRQVANEMLPVAAVNHEYIAPLYEAIHAIGLVPMLCISESQLVTTKDDTIQAIIDGDRSLLAIPPNCFFGLDMHALPSTLMTVLENPSEYRQIDVEDDPSAAIAAEFKQIKVTVAKPLTTEVKKLLKQLETQLASHQISLEYSALKGTIFHYLCRSFLQRTDYSAFINLFQDPYGVSSENTGLGVWKPLVGLVAGWLVLAVGLNVGQGVYFDLQTNNLKQQSISLYQDVYPNDDAEEELQERMVSRLKAAGGGKQESPFMDMLVNVSSVTQQLGGQQIKPKSLDFNQSAGSLTIEVHAKSYEILDNYVQKLKGSGLSANLETANQEKASVLARISIKV